A window of Hevea brasiliensis isolate MT/VB/25A 57/8 unplaced genomic scaffold, ASM3005281v1 Scaf90, whole genome shotgun sequence genomic DNA:
AGGTAAGGTTAGTCTGTAAGCCAATGCACCTACTCTTTCTAGAATCTCCTATGGCCTTATGAAGCGAGtactcaattttctttttctcccaaatctcatgatcttcttccatggagaaacctttaagaacaccttatcacccacaTTAAATTCGATGTCCCGTTTCTTCAAATCTACATAGGACTTTTAGCAGTCAGATGCAGCCTTTAGTCTGTCCTGAATGATCTTAATCTTCTCTTCAATTTGCTGTACAATCTAGGGGCCAATCAACTTTCTCtcgcctacttcatcccaacatatggggttctacattttctaacaTACAGTGCTTTATAAGGAGGCATTCCAAtatttgattggtagctattgttataagcaaattcaatcaaaggcaagtgcacatcccaacttccttcaaactcaataacacacgCCTAaaacatatcctccaagatctgaattattctctcagactggccatttgtctgtgaATAGAATGCTGTGCTGAAATTCAATGTAGTTCCTAAAGCTTTtttaagactaccccagaatctagaagtgaatctcgGATCTCTGTCGGATataatggatactagcactccatgcaatctcaccacttcatcaatATACAACTTAGCCAATCTATCTAGATTATAGTCCATTTTCACTGGCATAAAGTATACAGACTAAGTCAATCtgtcaataataacccaaactgcatcatgattcttctgggtacgaggaagtcccatcacaaaatccatggtaattctttcccatttccactcgggaataggtAATGTTTGTAGCAATCCCGCTGGCACCTGGTGTTCTGCCTTcatttactgacaagttaggcatttagctatatattctgcaatgtctttcttcatcccTATCCACTAGTAGTGCTTTTTTAtagttctatacattttagtcccactagggtgcatagcaaatggtgaatcatgtgcttcctacaAAATGATCTGCTTCAatccaacatcattaggaatgcacattctaccctcgTATAGCAACatgccctcatcatttactgaaaattctggtttcttgccatcccaagcctcttccattaacttcaaGTGTTTGTCATCATTTGGAGCTATTGTTATAATCTGTTCAATCAACATTGGCCTCACTTACCAGGTAGCCAGCATCTGCCCATCATTATAAAATATAGGATTTTCAATCCTAGCAGGAAAAGGACAGAAACGAATACTCAATTTAAAGTGAGTAAATAGAATTCCATACTCTATCTCATAGATACATATAGAATTCTGTGGAAAGCCGTATTTGTTGAAAGTCGTATGTACGGCTTAGAGGGAGGTCTTTCATATCTTTCAAGATCCACCCTATAGCATCTGCCCATCATTATCTATCTCTAAATTTGCATGTAATGCCCTCAAGTCATGCACCATAGAAAAAGGTGAAACTCTCAAGCTAGCCatggtcttacgacttaaggcatctgcTATTACATTAGCTTTTCTAGGCTGGTAATCAATCAAACAGTCATAATCTTTTATTAATTCtagccatctcctttgcctcaaatttaactctttctgagtgctcagatacttcaaactcttatgatctgtatagatgcactatatcccatataaataatgtctctagatctttagagcaaagacaattgctacaagctccaaatcatgaataggataattcctctcatatgGCTTAagatggcgtgaagcataggtaatgacattcctatcttgcatcaacacacaacctaatccattatgagaagcatcactgtaaatggtatattctttacccagtgtaggtaaagtcaagattggagcttcagtcaaatatttCTTCAACCTATCAAAGTTGTCCTGACATCTATCAGTCCATTCAAATTTAACACCCTTTCGCAGCAATTTAGTTAAAGGGGAAGTtatcatagagaatcccttcacaaatctacggtaatattcggctaaaccaaggaaactacaAACTTCTGTAACATTCTTAGGCGGTTtctaattaagaatggcttctaccttgctaggatccaccttaatTTCCTCTGCTGACACAATATGCCCTAAAAAGGCAATCTCCttcaaccaaaactcacatttggATAATTTGGCATACAATTGTTACTCCCTCAGAATCTGCAATACAATTCTCAAGTGcgtatcatgctcctctacattctttGAATACAGATCGATCAAGATATGACCTAAAGATTGTGTTCATCAGGTTTATAAATGCTgccggagcattagtcaacccaaatggcatcacaaaaaattcatagtggccatactaagtcctgaaagcagttttgggaatgctttgctcctgcaccctcagttGGTAGTATCCCAATCTcatatctatcttggagaatatagttgcatcttttagctgatcaaacaaatcatctatccTTGACAGAGGATacctattcttcactgtcaccttattcagctgtctgtagtctatacatagatggagagtaccatccttctttttaacaaataatactggtgctccccatggtaacacactagggtgtatgaaTCCTTTATCTAGCAACTCCTGTAATTGCACCTTCAATTCCTTTAATTCGGCAGGTTCCATCCTATATAGAGTGatagagattggctccacacccggcataacctcaatctcaaactgcaactCTATTTCTGGGGCCAATCCTAGCAATTAATCAGGAAAAACATCTAAAAAATCACATACTGTGGAGATATCCTTAAGATCTGAACTCtctacctgggtgtctatcacataagCCAGataagcttcacacccttttcgaaTAATCTTTttagctagtgcagctgaaatgagattagatggcaataactacctctccctgTGTATAACCACATCTGCACACTcgagaaggccaaaagtgactgtcttcaatctacagtcaatcattgcatggtgCCTAGCTAGCCAattcatgcccaagataatatcatagtcCTTGAAGGCCATTTCAATCAAATATGACAAAAATGTGTGTCCTTGTATCACCAATGGATAATCCCTATATAATCTATTCACTTTCACTTCTTGCCCTAAGGGAATAGTCACCAGCACATTAAAATCCATTTTCATGtaaggaatagcaatagaacaAACAATTCTAGTACTAACATACGAATGAATAGAGTCGGGATCAAACAACACAGACATCTCGTTCAAAGattgagaatgtaccggctactacATTGAaggtctctgcttcttccctttAGCTCATAATGTACGCCCTGGCTGGTGCACCACTCTACTCAAGTTTGTTCACTGTGCCTTAACTGCCAGTAGTACTGCCTCGACCTCTGCCTCTATCTCTACTGACTATCTGTGAACCTCTTGGGCCAGAACCCTGAACTAATCCTTCTATTGTGGTATATGGCATAGGTAGGCATACACTGGTGCAATCCCTGGAGAAGCGCCTAGTTCCACCACAATTATAGCAGGCTCTAGTGGCTCTGAAACATAACCCTCCATGCACCTTACCACAAGTTTTACAGGTGCGAACTGAGGATGTTCCTCTGATCATCTGCTACCTAGATCTGGGTGGCCTCTGTACTGAAGATCTACCTCTGCCATATCTATGAGTACggggtcccccaaagttctttctcttttccAAACTACTGCCTGAACCCTGACCAACaatcttcacacccctttcttttTCTCCCTTCTCAGCTGTCCCTTCTAACTCTATTCTTTCTAGCTCGAGGGTCTATGAGATCAATTATGAGAAGTTCTCATGCCAGAAGCCAACTATTTGCAACTTCAGGCTAGGCCTCAAACTAGCTTTAATTCTCTTACATCGGTCTTTACTAGTGGTGAGCAGACCCCCTGCATAATGTCTTAGATGGgagaactctctctcatactcagccactgatatgTTTCCCTACTTCAAACTCAAGAACTCTTGGAGCTTCatgtcaacatatgcatctgggatatatttctgcctgaattctctAAGGAAGTCTTCCCAGGTCAGAACTGGAGGCTCCAACATACTGttaggaatggtcttccaccattcataggcatcccctcGTAGTAAGGAAATTGCATACTCAAATTTTAGGGCATATGTGTATTGTAACTTTTTGAAGACCCTTTCCATGCTTTCTAACCACTGCTTTACTTCTAaaggatccacagtgcctttaaattctgcagccccatccTTTATCAATATTTTATACTGTCTTACTAGGGGTTGGGCTTGTATTGGTGCTTGTAATTGCATATTTCCAGCCATCTGCTATACATATTGCGTAGGAAACTGCATGGGAGGAATCTGTACAGCTAGCCCTCCTACACCCTGACGGGTTAGGGCCTCTCCTTGAGCTTCAACTGCAGCTGATTGTTCCACAGAattatccccttcttccatattgaatcacagAGATTTCTACCTtctgaacaaccaacacaaggaaatTTTGCCCTCATTAGTCCATTCTCatcatgtaaatgtactatatgtatcaatccataatatttgagcagttgtacttatcaagaaATAATTCAAACATACAATTCAAAACTTgcattaaaaacttgctctgataccactaaaacatgtcataccttacccctcggtAAGAtacgacatgatcccgtagtatacctaataaattaccaaactccgtctatcgataatccattaaatatactacaagggattttaagtgaatcaaatttatttttaagttaaattattgCTGAAAAGTCGAGAAAATTGTTaagaaataaattaagtattTTACAATCTgaggattttatttcattttatttttcgaAAAAAATGCATGATGACggctataattttaataaatccaaaattttaaacCTGATAAAAATCAACTTGTGATAAGTAGCATACATAAATTTAAATCAACCAATAATTAAGTAATTTCTTCTCTTCATTCCAcatcaagaaaataaaatcatttcattTACAATTCAAAAAAAATACTCATTTACAATTTTACAACTCAGAaagatatttaattataaatttacaaactttaaagttacaaaaatattattacaattctttttatacaactgctcaattggcTTGCACATACATATAGCTACTCATTTACATCAAAATACAATCTACAAAGGTATACCTATTATACCTGTCATCAATCAAACTATTGCTTCTAGTAGCTCACTCAACCACTTTATCTTTCCCTTTACCTGTGACAGTATAACACAGCTATCGCTAAGTAATGATActtagtggtgtacaactatgaattttaaaactcaatacaaaacatgattgtgAAATTATAACAAAAGGGTttgcaatatttaaattttccataagtcata
This region includes:
- the LOC131177825 gene encoding uncharacterized protein LOC131177825, whose protein sequence is MEEGDNSVEQSAAVEAQGEALTRQGVGGLAVQIPPMQFPTQYDGAAEFKGTVDPLEVKQWLESMERVFKKLQYTYALKFEYAISLLRGDAYEWWKTIPNSMLEPPVLTWEDFLREFRQKYIPDAYVDMKLQEFLSLK